From the Streptomyces sp. KMM 9044 genome, one window contains:
- a CDS encoding response regulator has protein sequence MTTDTAGGERADGEPGDGRGPVRVMVVDDHPMWRDAVARDLSESGFEVVATAGDGDQAVRRAKAVAPDVLVLDLNLPGKPGVQVCKEVVAGNPALRVLVLSASGEHTDVLEAVKSGATGYLLKSASPQDLQDAVRRTAVGDPVFTPGLAGLVLGEYRRLASDPAPAPEGGASRAPRLTGRETEVLRLVAKGLSYKQIAERLVISHRTVQNHVQNTLGKLQLHNRVELVRYAIERGLDDE, from the coding sequence ATGACGACGGACACTGCGGGGGGAGAGAGGGCAGACGGGGAACCCGGGGACGGGCGGGGCCCGGTGAGGGTGATGGTGGTCGACGACCACCCCATGTGGCGCGACGCCGTCGCCCGGGACCTGTCCGAGTCCGGCTTCGAGGTGGTCGCCACCGCGGGCGACGGCGACCAGGCCGTGCGCCGAGCCAAGGCCGTGGCCCCCGACGTCCTCGTCCTCGACCTGAACCTGCCCGGCAAGCCCGGCGTCCAGGTCTGCAAGGAGGTCGTCGCCGGGAATCCCGCGCTGCGGGTGCTGGTGCTCTCGGCGAGCGGCGAACACACCGACGTCCTGGAGGCGGTGAAGTCCGGGGCCACCGGCTATCTGCTGAAGTCCGCCTCCCCCCAGGACCTGCAGGACGCGGTGCGCCGTACGGCCGTCGGCGACCCGGTGTTCACCCCGGGCCTGGCCGGACTGGTCCTCGGTGAGTACCGCAGGCTGGCCTCCGACCCGGCGCCCGCCCCGGAGGGCGGCGCCTCCAGGGCACCCCGGCTGACCGGCCGGGAGACCGAGGTGCTGCGCCTGGTCGCCAAGGGCCTCAGCTACAAGCAGATCGCCGAACGGCTCGTCATCTCCCACCGCACGGTGCAGAACCACGTCCAGAACACCCTCGGCAAGCTCCAGCTGCACAACCGGGTGGAACTCGTCCGCTACGCCATCGAGCGAGGCCTCGACGACGAGTAG
- a CDS encoding 2-hydroxyacid dehydrogenase encodes MEILAFGVQADEKPLIERAFQGHHEVRGLHVFLNEDTAPIAAGHEVISTSVNCDLGAGVLESLAAGGTRMIAQRSTGFNNVDLKTAERLGLTVARVSYYSPHSVAEFAWALAMAVNRRIVRASTRTRDFDFRLDGLMGRDMHGRTVGVIGTGKIGEAFTRIAHGFGMRLLGWDVAENPACRDLGMTYVPKEQLLAESDLVSLHVPLLPETLHLIDGAALRTMRDDAVLVNSSRGGLVDTVALVAELRAGRFTGVGLDVYEAEAGLFFLDKSLEAIEDDTLARLVTFPNVLVTSHQAYYTVDAVGQIIDTTVRNVLDYTEGRRSENVLVPRS; translated from the coding sequence GTGGAGATCCTCGCGTTCGGTGTGCAGGCCGACGAGAAGCCCCTGATCGAGCGGGCCTTCCAAGGGCACCACGAGGTGCGAGGCCTGCATGTCTTCCTCAACGAGGACACCGCGCCCATCGCGGCGGGCCACGAGGTGATCTCCACCAGCGTCAACTGCGACCTCGGCGCAGGTGTCCTGGAGAGCCTGGCGGCCGGCGGCACCCGGATGATCGCCCAGCGGTCCACCGGCTTCAACAACGTCGACCTGAAGACGGCCGAGCGGCTCGGCCTGACGGTCGCCCGGGTGTCTTACTACTCGCCCCACTCGGTCGCCGAGTTCGCCTGGGCCCTCGCCATGGCCGTCAACCGGCGGATCGTCCGTGCCTCCACCCGCACCCGTGACTTCGACTTCCGGCTCGACGGGCTGATGGGCCGTGACATGCACGGCCGCACCGTCGGCGTCATCGGCACCGGCAAGATCGGTGAGGCCTTCACCCGGATCGCGCACGGCTTCGGCATGCGGCTGCTCGGCTGGGACGTCGCCGAGAACCCCGCCTGCCGTGACCTCGGCATGACCTACGTCCCCAAGGAACAGCTGCTCGCCGAATCCGACCTGGTCAGCCTGCACGTTCCGCTGCTGCCGGAGACCCTCCACCTGATCGACGGCGCCGCCCTGCGGACAATGCGGGACGACGCCGTCCTGGTGAACTCCAGCCGCGGCGGACTCGTGGACACCGTCGCCCTCGTCGCCGAACTGCGGGCGGGCCGCTTCACCGGTGTCGGACTGGACGTGTACGAGGCGGAGGCGGGCCTGTTCTTCCTCGACAAGTCCCTGGAGGCCATCGAGGACGACACCCTGGCCCGCCTCGTCACCTTCCCGAACGTGCTGGTCACGTCCCACCAGGCGTACTACACCGTGGACGCCGTCGGCCAGATCATCGACACCACGGTGCGCAACGTCCTCGACTACACCGAGGGCCGCCGCTCGGAGAACGTCCTGGTCCCGCGCAGCTGA
- a CDS encoding anthranilate synthase family protein, whose protein sequence is MNLLDLLDDSRPFALLRRRTPGHDDTVVELLLGPVTSRDRLADLPDEGLALIPFRQIRERGFDVRDDGTPLLVLTPEERHEIPLAEALAQLPTHDVRVEGGGFDVGDEEYAEIVGRVLREEIGRGEGANFVIRRTYEGEVPGFGRADALALFRRLLTGERGAYWTFVVHTGQEAGGRTLVGASPEVHVRASGGTVVMNPISGTYRYPADGPTPGHLLEFLADGKEIEELSMVVDEELKMMCTVGDMGGVVVGPRLKEMAHLAHTEYELRGRSSLDVREVLKETMFAATVTGSPVQNACRVIERYESLGPDGAGRGYYAGALALLGRDAGGAQTLDSPILIRTADIDAAGRLRVPVGATLVRGSDPAGEVAETHAKAAGVLAALGVRPGGPREEPVRPRLADDPRVRAALDGRRASLAPFWLRMREPSAALEGHALVVDGEDTFTAMLAHVLRSSGLTVTVRRYDEPGLRKTVLGHEGPVVLGPGPGDPSDTADPRMRFLRGLTAAVVGENRHGVLGVCLGHELIAAELGLETVRKEVPYQGTQTEIDLFGRPETVGFYNSFVARCDDGAAAELAARGVEVSRAANGEVHALRGPRFASLQFHPESVLTLNGAAIVAELTGQLRGTRTFSERRPSV, encoded by the coding sequence ATGAACCTGCTCGACCTGCTCGACGATTCCCGTCCGTTCGCCCTGCTGCGCCGCCGCACGCCCGGCCACGACGACACCGTGGTGGAACTGCTGCTCGGCCCCGTCACCTCCCGTGACCGCCTGGCGGACCTGCCCGACGAAGGGCTGGCGCTCATCCCCTTCCGGCAGATCCGGGAGCGCGGTTTCGACGTGCGCGACGACGGCACCCCCCTGCTGGTGCTGACCCCCGAGGAGCGCCACGAGATCCCGCTCGCCGAGGCCCTGGCGCAGCTGCCCACGCACGACGTGCGGGTGGAGGGCGGCGGCTTCGACGTCGGCGACGAGGAGTACGCCGAAATCGTCGGGCGGGTGCTGCGGGAGGAGATCGGGCGGGGCGAGGGTGCCAACTTCGTGATCCGGCGGACGTACGAGGGGGAGGTCCCCGGGTTCGGGCGGGCCGACGCGCTGGCGCTGTTCCGGCGGCTGCTGACGGGCGAACGGGGCGCGTACTGGACGTTCGTGGTGCACACCGGGCAGGAGGCGGGAGGGCGGACACTGGTCGGGGCGAGCCCCGAGGTGCATGTGCGCGCGTCCGGCGGGACGGTCGTGATGAACCCGATCAGCGGCACCTACCGGTACCCGGCCGACGGGCCGACCCCCGGGCATCTGCTGGAGTTCCTCGCCGACGGCAAGGAGATCGAGGAGCTGTCGATGGTCGTCGACGAGGAACTCAAGATGATGTGCACCGTCGGCGACATGGGCGGTGTCGTGGTCGGGCCCCGGCTGAAGGAGATGGCGCACCTCGCGCACACGGAGTACGAGCTGCGCGGCCGGTCCTCGCTGGATGTGCGGGAGGTACTGAAGGAGACCATGTTCGCCGCGACCGTCACGGGGTCGCCGGTGCAGAACGCCTGCCGGGTGATCGAGCGGTACGAGTCCCTCGGGCCGGACGGTGCCGGGCGTGGTTACTACGCGGGGGCGCTGGCGCTGCTCGGCCGGGATGCGGGTGGGGCCCAGACCCTCGACTCCCCCATCCTCATCCGCACCGCCGACATCGACGCGGCCGGACGGCTGCGGGTGCCGGTCGGCGCCACGCTGGTGCGGGGCTCGGACCCGGCGGGCGAGGTCGCCGAGACCCACGCGAAGGCGGCCGGGGTGCTCGCCGCGCTGGGGGTGCGTCCCGGGGGACCGCGCGAGGAGCCCGTACGGCCACGGCTGGCGGACGACCCCCGGGTGCGGGCGGCACTGGACGGGCGGCGGGCCTCACTGGCCCCGTTCTGGCTGCGGATGCGGGAGCCGTCGGCCGCGCTGGAGGGACACGCCCTGGTCGTCGACGGGGAGGACACCTTCACGGCGATGCTCGCGCATGTGCTGCGCTCGTCGGGGCTCACGGTCACCGTCCGGCGGTACGACGAACCCGGACTCCGGAAGACGGTACTCGGGCACGAGGGGCCTGTGGTACTGGGTCCCGGCCCCGGTGACCCGTCCGACACGGCCGACCCGAGGATGCGGTTCCTGCGCGGCCTGACCGCCGCGGTGGTCGGGGAGAACCGGCACGGCGTGCTCGGTGTCTGCCTCGGCCACGAGCTGATCGCGGCCGAGCTGGGTCTGGAGACCGTCCGCAAGGAGGTGCCGTACCAGGGAACGCAGACGGAGATCGACCTGTTCGGGCGGCCGGAGACGGTCGGCTTCTACAACAGCTTCGTCGCGCGCTGCGACGACGGAGCGGCGGCGGAGCTGGCGGCGCGCGGCGTCGAGGTGAGCCGCGCGGCGAACGGCGAGGTGCACGCGCTGCGCGGACCCCGGTTCGCGTCGCTGCAGTTCCACCCCGAGTCGGTGCTCACCCTGAACGGCGCGGCGATCGTCGCCGAGCTGACGGGTCAGCTGCGCGGGACCAGGACGTTCTCCGAGCGGCGGCCCTCGGTGTAG
- a CDS encoding trp operon leader peptide, which yields MFAHSIRNWWWPASPAAH from the coding sequence ATGTTCGCGCACTCGATCCGGAACTGGTGGTGGCCCGCTTCTCCGGCGGCCCACTGA
- a CDS encoding class II 3-deoxy-7-phosphoheptulonate synthase, giving the protein MTVNADPRSVAAQATWRNLPAAQQPEYPDAEALRDVIAELETYPPLVFAGECDQLRARMAAVAKGEAFLLQGGDCAESFGAVSAEHIRAKLQTLLQMGAVLTYAASVPVVKVGRIAGQYSKPRSKSTETRDGVTLPTYRGDSVNGFDFTEAARVPDPERLKRMYHASASTLNLVRAFTTGGYADLRQVHAWNQDFVKSSPSGQRYEQLAREIDNALNFMQACGAEPEEFKTVEFFSSHEALLMDYESALTRVDSRTGQLYDVSAHMVWVGERTRQMDHAHIEFASRIRNPLGIKLGPTTTAEEALQYIERLDPDREPGRLTFIVRMGADKIRDKLPELVEKVAASGTTVAWVTDPMHGNTFEAASGHKTRRFDDVLDEVKGFFEVHKGLGTHPGGIHVELTGDDVTECVGGGDEIFVDDLHQRYETACDPRLNRSQSLDLAFLVAEMYRDQ; this is encoded by the coding sequence GTGACCGTGAACGCTGATCCTCGAAGCGTCGCCGCTCAGGCGACTTGGCGCAACCTGCCCGCGGCGCAGCAGCCCGAGTACCCGGATGCCGAGGCTCTGCGCGATGTGATCGCCGAGCTCGAAACGTATCCCCCGTTGGTGTTCGCCGGCGAGTGCGACCAGCTGCGCGCGCGTATGGCCGCGGTCGCCAAGGGAGAGGCGTTCCTCCTCCAGGGCGGCGACTGCGCCGAATCCTTCGGCGCGGTGTCCGCCGAGCACATCCGGGCCAAACTCCAGACCTTGCTCCAGATGGGCGCCGTCCTCACCTACGCCGCGTCCGTGCCCGTGGTGAAGGTGGGCCGGATCGCCGGCCAGTACTCCAAGCCGCGCTCCAAGTCGACCGAGACCCGCGACGGTGTGACGCTGCCCACCTACCGGGGCGACTCCGTCAACGGCTTCGACTTCACCGAGGCCGCCCGCGTCCCGGACCCCGAGCGGCTGAAGCGGATGTACCACGCCTCGGCCTCCACGCTGAACCTGGTGCGCGCCTTCACCACCGGCGGTTACGCCGACCTGCGTCAGGTGCACGCCTGGAACCAGGACTTCGTGAAGTCGTCCCCGTCGGGCCAGCGCTACGAGCAGCTCGCCCGCGAGATCGACAACGCGCTGAACTTCATGCAGGCCTGCGGGGCCGAGCCGGAGGAATTCAAGACCGTCGAGTTCTTCTCCTCGCACGAGGCGCTGCTGATGGACTACGAGTCGGCGCTGACCCGCGTCGACTCGCGCACCGGGCAGCTGTACGACGTCTCCGCGCACATGGTGTGGGTCGGCGAGCGCACCCGGCAGATGGACCACGCGCACATCGAGTTCGCCTCGCGGATCCGCAACCCCCTCGGCATCAAGCTCGGCCCGACGACGACGGCCGAGGAGGCGCTGCAGTACATCGAGCGTCTCGACCCGGACCGCGAGCCCGGCCGGCTGACCTTCATCGTCCGCATGGGCGCGGACAAGATCCGCGACAAGCTGCCCGAGCTGGTCGAGAAGGTCGCCGCCTCCGGTACCACCGTCGCCTGGGTGACCGACCCGATGCACGGCAACACCTTCGAGGCGGCCTCCGGCCACAAGACCCGCCGCTTCGACGACGTGCTCGACGAGGTGAAGGGCTTCTTCGAGGTCCACAAGGGGCTGGGCACCCACCCCGGCGGCATCCACGTGGAACTCACCGGCGACGACGTCACCGAGTGCGTGGGCGGCGGCGACGAGATCTTCGTCGACGATCTGCACCAGCGCTACGAGACCGCCTGCGACCCGCGGCTCAACCGCAGCCAGTCGCTGGACCTGGCGTTCCTCGTCGCCGAGATGTACCGGGACCAGTAA
- a CDS encoding (2Fe-2S)-binding protein yields MNRVFVCSCFGVTEEQVRIHADAGACTPRQIASACKAGTDCGGCVRRIQALLGRGACPRRQVADQGRPPLVAELPEAA; encoded by the coding sequence GTGAACCGCGTGTTCGTCTGCAGCTGCTTCGGGGTGACCGAGGAACAGGTGAGGATTCACGCGGACGCCGGGGCCTGCACTCCTCGGCAGATCGCCTCCGCCTGCAAGGCCGGCACCGACTGCGGCGGCTGCGTGCGGCGCATCCAGGCGCTGCTCGGCCGTGGCGCCTGCCCCCGCCGGCAGGTGGCCGACCAGGGCCGGCCGCCCCTCGTGGCGGAGCTGCCCGAAGCCGCGTAA
- the bfr gene encoding bacterioferritin: protein MQGDPEVIEFLNEQLTAELTAINQYFLHSKLQDHKGWTKLAEYTRAESFDEMRHAEVLTDRILLLDGLPNYQRLFHVRVGQTVTEMFQADREVEVEAIDRLRRGVEVMRRKNDITSANIFEAILADEEHHIDYLDTQLGLIEKLGEALYLSTVTEQSQPDPSGPGTSGFSTR, encoded by the coding sequence ATGCAGGGCGACCCCGAGGTCATCGAATTCCTCAACGAGCAGCTGACCGCCGAGCTGACCGCGATCAACCAGTACTTCCTGCACTCGAAGCTGCAGGACCACAAGGGCTGGACCAAACTCGCCGAGTACACGCGCGCCGAGTCCTTCGACGAGATGCGTCACGCGGAGGTCCTCACCGACCGCATCCTGCTGCTCGACGGCCTGCCCAACTACCAGCGGCTCTTCCACGTGCGGGTCGGGCAGACGGTGACGGAGATGTTCCAGGCCGACCGGGAGGTCGAGGTCGAGGCCATCGACCGCCTGCGCCGGGGCGTGGAGGTCATGCGCCGCAAGAACGACATCACGTCCGCCAACATCTTCGAGGCGATCCTCGCCGACGAGGAACACCACATCGACTACCTGGACACCCAGCTGGGACTCATCGAGAAGCTGGGCGAGGCACTGTATCTGTCGACGGTGACCGAGCAGTCCCAGCCGGACCCCTCGGGCCCGGGGACGAGCGGCTTCTCGACCCGCTGA
- a CDS encoding sulfite oxidase-like oxidoreductase, protein MGQPAERESEERPTEEGARFELPPGQRLQKGWPVTHYGPVPRFRAERWDFRVFGATAEGDKHRWNHEEFTALPYRSVVADLHCVTKFSMLGAEWGGIPARTVLELAPPAPDVTHVMVWAEYGFSSNLRLADFSSERTLFATHKDGELLTAEHGFPLRLVVPHLYAWKGPKWVRGVEYMTDDRRGFWEERGYHNVGDPWKEQRYSYQEEPGDGPGL, encoded by the coding sequence ATGGGTCAGCCGGCGGAACGCGAATCGGAGGAGCGCCCAACGGAGGAAGGGGCACGGTTCGAGCTTCCGCCGGGGCAGCGGCTGCAGAAGGGCTGGCCGGTCACGCACTACGGGCCGGTGCCCAGGTTCCGGGCCGAGCGCTGGGACTTCAGGGTGTTCGGCGCCACCGCCGAGGGCGACAAGCACCGCTGGAACCATGAGGAGTTCACGGCCCTGCCGTACCGCAGCGTCGTGGCCGACCTGCACTGCGTCACCAAGTTCAGCATGCTCGGAGCCGAATGGGGCGGCATTCCGGCGCGCACCGTCCTGGAGCTCGCCCCGCCCGCGCCCGACGTCACCCATGTGATGGTGTGGGCCGAGTACGGATTCAGTTCCAACCTGCGTCTGGCGGACTTCTCGTCCGAGCGGACCCTCTTCGCCACCCACAAGGACGGTGAACTGCTGACCGCCGAGCACGGATTTCCGCTCCGTCTGGTCGTTCCCCATCTGTACGCCTGGAAGGGACCCAAATGGGTCCGCGGAGTGGAGTACATGACCGACGACCGCCGCGGTTTCTGGGAGGAGCGCGGCTATCACAACGTCGGCGATCCCTGGAAGGAGCAGCGCTACTCGTACCAGGAGGAGCCCGGGGACGGCCCCGGGCTCTGA
- a CDS encoding deoxyribonuclease IV, with product MKSHLSGPARNPVGGHVPVAGGLHSVGLSYARELRAETVQVFVANPRGWATPVGSPKQDEAFRETCAAEAIPAYVHAPYLINFGSHTRATAERSAESLRHSLRRGREIGALGVVVHTGSATGGRERSVALAQVREYLLPLLDELTHDDDPFLLLESTAGQGSSLCSRTWDFGPYFEVLDAHPKLGVCLDTCHVFAAGHDLTGPDGMHRTLDLLVDTVGEGRLKLIHANDSMDVAGAHKDRHANIGDGRIGEDPFRALMTHPATEGVPLIIETPGGKEGHAADVERLKKLRES from the coding sequence GTGAAGAGTCACCTGTCCGGCCCTGCCCGCAACCCGGTCGGCGGCCATGTCCCCGTGGCCGGCGGTCTGCATTCCGTCGGTCTGTCCTACGCCCGTGAGCTGCGTGCGGAGACCGTGCAGGTCTTCGTCGCCAATCCGCGGGGCTGGGCGACGCCGGTCGGCAGCCCGAAGCAGGACGAGGCCTTCCGCGAGACGTGTGCGGCCGAGGCGATCCCGGCGTACGTGCACGCCCCGTACCTGATCAACTTCGGGTCACACACCCGGGCGACCGCCGAACGGTCCGCCGAGTCGCTGCGGCACTCGCTGCGGCGCGGGCGCGAGATCGGGGCACTGGGCGTGGTGGTCCACACCGGCAGCGCGACCGGTGGACGCGAGCGGTCGGTGGCGCTGGCACAGGTACGGGAGTACCTGCTGCCGCTGCTCGACGAGCTCACCCATGACGACGACCCGTTCCTGCTGCTGGAGTCGACGGCCGGCCAGGGCTCCTCCCTCTGCTCGCGGACCTGGGACTTCGGGCCGTACTTCGAGGTGCTGGACGCCCATCCGAAGCTGGGCGTCTGCCTGGACACCTGTCATGTCTTCGCGGCCGGTCACGATCTGACCGGACCGGACGGGATGCACCGGACGCTGGATCTGTTGGTGGACACGGTCGGTGAGGGGCGGCTGAAACTGATCCACGCCAATGACTCGATGGATGTGGCCGGCGCGCACAAGGACCGTCACGCGAACATCGGCGACGGCCGTATCGGCGAGGACCCGTTCCGCGCGCTGATGACACACCCCGCGACCGAGGGCGTGCCGCTGATCATCGAGACGCCCGGCGGCAAGGAGGGGCACGCGGCGGACGTGGAGCGGCTGAAGAAGCTCCGGGAGTCGTAG
- the pknB gene encoding Stk1 family PASTA domain-containing Ser/Thr kinase, with protein MDTTLQDPLVGQVLDGRYRVEARIAVGGMATVYRAVDTRLDRVLALKVMHPALAADGSFVDRFIREAKSVARLAHPNVVQVFDQGTDRGYVYLAMEYVAGCTLRDVLRERGALQPRAALDILEPMLAALGAAHRAGFVHRDMKPENVLIGDDGWVKVADFGLVRGVDTVTNTTGTVLGTVSYLAPEQIKNGAADPRVDVYACGILLYEVLTGERPHEGDSPAIVLYKHLHDDVPPPSAAVPGMAYALDELVASATARSPEVRPYDAVALLAQVREVRGGLDAAQLDATPPQALSSRHHNAEDRTSVIPRALTVPRPLPVDEDTDHRTSRLPFPAPLPPRRGPVLRAPALRRGPMTIVVVVLLLLGAGAGVWYINSGQFTKVPPLLAKTEKQARDRLAQAGLDVGQVEEAYSDSVGRGTVISTDPGAGERIRNTDSVSLTLSKGPRTVQVPDVDGVALDKARSALEDVGLEPGMVTQEFSEDVAKGSVISTGPAGGTEVRAGSAVALTVSRGNPVDIPEVTGEDLQDARAELEEAGLEVEVATGRITSEHEAGRVARQSPDAGGEAVEGDTVTLTLSKGPEMVEVPDVVGDGVDKATRTLEAAGFRVEEDRGLLGLFGDTVDEQSVAGGDTAPKGSTITLRIR; from the coding sequence GTGGACACGACCCTTCAGGACCCTCTGGTCGGGCAGGTGCTCGACGGCCGGTATCGCGTCGAGGCGCGCATCGCGGTCGGCGGGATGGCCACGGTCTACCGGGCCGTGGACACCCGTCTCGACCGCGTGCTCGCGCTCAAGGTGATGCACCCGGCGCTCGCCGCCGACGGCTCCTTCGTCGACCGGTTCATCCGCGAGGCGAAGTCGGTGGCCCGTCTGGCCCATCCGAACGTGGTTCAGGTCTTCGACCAGGGCACCGACCGGGGGTACGTGTATCTGGCGATGGAGTACGTCGCCGGCTGCACCCTTCGGGACGTGCTGCGTGAGCGCGGGGCGCTGCAGCCGCGGGCCGCGCTGGACATCCTGGAGCCGATGCTGGCCGCGCTCGGCGCCGCCCACCGCGCCGGTTTCGTGCACCGGGACATGAAGCCGGAGAACGTGCTGATAGGGGACGACGGCTGGGTCAAGGTCGCCGACTTCGGCCTGGTCCGGGGCGTGGACACGGTGACGAACACCACCGGCACCGTGCTGGGCACGGTCTCCTACCTGGCACCGGAGCAGATCAAGAACGGTGCCGCCGACCCCCGCGTGGACGTCTACGCGTGCGGCATCCTGCTCTACGAGGTGCTGACGGGTGAGCGTCCGCACGAGGGGGACTCCCCCGCGATCGTGCTCTACAAACATCTGCACGACGACGTACCGCCGCCGTCGGCCGCCGTGCCCGGTATGGCCTACGCGCTGGACGAACTGGTCGCGTCGGCGACCGCGCGCAGTCCGGAGGTCCGCCCGTACGACGCGGTGGCGCTGCTCGCGCAGGTCCGCGAGGTCCGCGGCGGCCTCGACGCGGCGCAGCTGGACGCGACTCCACCGCAGGCACTGTCGTCGCGGCACCACAACGCCGAGGACCGTACGAGCGTCATCCCGCGCGCGCTGACGGTGCCCCGCCCGCTGCCCGTCGACGAGGACACGGACCACCGCACCAGCCGGCTCCCGTTCCCGGCGCCGCTGCCGCCCCGGCGCGGTCCGGTACTGCGCGCTCCGGCGCTGCGGCGCGGCCCGATGACGATCGTCGTCGTGGTGCTGCTGCTCCTCGGGGCCGGAGCGGGCGTCTGGTACATCAACTCGGGCCAGTTCACCAAGGTCCCGCCGCTGCTGGCCAAGACCGAGAAGCAGGCCCGGGACCGGCTGGCTCAGGCCGGGCTGGACGTCGGGCAGGTCGAGGAGGCGTACAGCGACTCCGTGGGGCGGGGCACGGTGATCAGTACGGATCCGGGGGCGGGCGAGCGCATCCGCAACACCGACTCGGTCTCGCTGACCCTCTCCAAGGGGCCGAGGACCGTGCAGGTGCCCGATGTGGACGGCGTCGCACTGGACAAGGCGCGGTCCGCGCTGGAGGACGTGGGCCTGGAGCCCGGCATGGTCACCCAGGAGTTCAGCGAGGACGTGGCCAAGGGCTCCGTGATCTCCACCGGGCCGGCCGGGGGCACCGAGGTCCGTGCGGGCTCGGCGGTGGCGCTCACCGTGAGCAGGGGCAACCCGGTGGACATCCCCGAGGTGACCGGCGAGGACCTTCAGGACGCGCGCGCCGAGCTGGAGGAGGCCGGCCTCGAGGTGGAGGTCGCCACCGGGCGGATCACCTCCGAACACGAGGCGGGACGGGTGGCCCGGCAGAGCCCGGATGCGGGCGGTGAGGCCGTCGAGGGGGACACCGTGACGCTGACGCTGTCCAAGGGCCCCGAGATGGTCGAGGTTCCCGACGTGGTCGGGGACGGCGTGGACAAGGCCACCAGGACGCTGGAGGCGGCCGGGTTCCGGGTCGAGGAGGACCGCGGACTGCTCGGACTGTTCGGCGACACCGTCGACGAACAGTCCGTGGCGGGCGGGGACACCGCGCCCAAGGGCTCGACGATCACCCTCAGGATCCGCTGA